The genomic stretch GCTCCCGCAGAAGACGAGCGGTTTCGTTGAGGGCCAGGGTTGGAGACTCACTGATCTCCCTGGCCAGTTGGCTCAGACTCATAAAACTTATCCCTTCAGCAAAGTCGCAATTGCGGTGACATCAACAATATCATCAAAGGAGCATCCACGAGATAGGTCGTTAGCCGGTTTGGCCAGCCCCTGAATGATCGGTCCGGTGGCGGTTGCTCCAGCTAGTCGCTCAGTTAGTTTGTAACCTATGTTGGCGGCATCAAGGTCGGGGAATATCAGAACGTTGGCGTCGCCGGCGATCTCCGAGTCGGGTGCTTTGCGAGCGCCGATCTCGGGGACAATTGCGGCGTCCAATTGGAATTCGCCGTCAACCTTGAGGTCGGGGTGTTCTGTCTTAAGTATATCGAGGGCTTTGAGAACCTTGTCGACGTCCTCGTGTTTGGCGGAGCCCTTGGTGGAGAATGACAACATAGCTACACGCGGCTCCTCGCCCAATAGGAATTTCATCGTCTCGGCGGTGGAAACAGCAATCGAGGCCAGTTGCTCAGGAGTCGGGTTGGGCACAACAGCGCAGTCGCCATACATGAACACTTTATCGTGGACGCCGCGGTATTTCGGCAGGGTCATCAAAAAGCAACTTGAGACGACCTTGATCCCCGGCTTAAGGCCGAGAACATGAATAGCAGCGCGAAGGACGTTGCCGGTGGTGTTGATGGCTCCGGCGACAGAAGCATCGGCGTGATCGTGACGTACCAACATTGCTCCGAAATACAACGGGTCCGCCATCAACTCCTTCGCTTGCTCCTCGGTGATGCCCTTGGCTTTGCGCATCTCCA from Candidatus Zixiibacteriota bacterium encodes the following:
- the pta gene encoding phosphate acetyltransferase — encoded protein: MKALSRIKDNARAKKRRVVLPEGTEPRTIQAAKKIRSEEIAQVTILGDTKEIETLAKEHGLNLCQVEVVDPAHSPNYNTYVAEFMEMRKAKGITEEQAKELMADPLYFGAMLVRHDHADASVAGAINTTGNVLRAAIHVLGLKPGIKVVSSCFLMTLPKYRGVHDKVFMYGDCAVVPNPTPEQLASIAVSTAETMKFLLGEEPRVAMLSFSTKGSAKHEDVDKVLKALDILKTEHPDLKVDGEFQLDAAIVPEIGARKAPDSEIAGDANVLIFPDLDAANIGYKLTERLAGATATGPIIQGLAKPANDLSRGCSFDDIVDVTAIATLLKG